The DNA region CATCTGCTTTTTCAGTCATCTGGGACTCCTTCTGAACAAGGAAAAGTCTATATTTATTCCAACTCAGAGGCTCAAGTTCATTGGGACCCTACTGAATTCTATGAATTTGATTACTTTTCTTCCTCACAAGTTTTAAATGATTCATGACTTGTGCAAATCCCTCAGATCTCATCTGTCCACCACAGCTCGGACTTGCCTGAGATTGCTGGGCCACACGGCCTCATGGTTGAAATCTATCACCCAGACACAACCTGAACAGATTGGTGTCATAGGCTGGGATGTAGATGGTCAGACCAGTGGTGGTCAGGCCTAATGGTTGCTGCAAGAGTCAGGAGCCAGGAATCAGAGGTGTGGGTCAGAGCCAGAGGTCAATccaagggtcagagccaaagTCAGTAGGTAGGGCAGAGAAGTAGGGATCTGGAACAAGGCGGGAACCAGGGGAACAGGACAGGAAGGCAGAAATCAGGAAAAAGGTAGGGCTCAGGAGTGAAGTGAGAGAGTCCAACTTAGCAGTCAGCTATGGATTTACCTAGTTGCTCAGACTACTTCCTGTGCCACCTTCTGGCTTAAATAATGAGTTCTTCTGGCTTAAAAAGCTCCTGCCTGCGGTAATATGTTCCCTGGAGTGGTGAATGGCCCCAGACAATGGATGTGTAGGCATTCCCTTTTCTCACCCAACCGCTCTAATAGGCTGGGGTGCTCAAAAACTCAAGTGCTTTGGTTGGAGAAAGAGTCCAATCTGCATAGCAGATTGTCCTTGAGCTCTGAGTTATTCGCAGAGTGTTTTGAGTCTGCCTTTCTCGTATCAGAGGGCTTGTTGGGCCAAATTTGGACCAACAATATCTTTGCATTGTACTATCTGAAcgagagggggcggggcttgcTCCACTCAGCTCTGTCAAGAAGACATGAGCTTTTGGGAGTTTTGCAGCACACTGATTTCCTCCACAGAAGATTCTCCCACAATTACAAGTAGTCTCTCAAGAACAGGATGCTGAAATCCATCTTCTGAACATGGGGTGTTCCTTTAGTCAATCTGTTCACTGCAAAAGACAATAGGTAGAATCATCCATTTTGTTCTCAAGTGGGCCACAGTCCAGACTTTCTCACCGACACCTTCTTGTTGGTGTGGAGACTGGATCTAATGTATGCATTTCCCTGATCCTCCAGTCatttacaaacaaacaagatCAAGTCAGGTTAATCCTCGTAGACTTGGCATGGCTCTGGCCATGCTGATTCTCAGACTTCAGTCTCTCAGTTTAATTTCCTCACCCTCGGCCTCTCCTCCAGGACCTAGTGCCACAGCAGTATGGTCACAAACTGCATCCAGACCTCAAGAGCCTTCACCTCACTGCATGGCTTGTGAGTGGCTAGACAAAGAGAAGTCATGTTCCTTGGCAGTTCAAGAGGTTCTGCTTAACAGTAGAAAGCAGTTAACAAGGACAACTTACATGGCTAAGGAGAAAAGGTCTTCCATATGTCCCCCTAGTTATGAGCTACAATCTTCAGAGGCAAGGATCCAGAACATCTTAGAGAACCATCTTAATTTGAAATCCTCAGCCCTTTCCATGAGTTCCTGAGAGTTCACCTTGCAGCAATCTCAGCGATCTATCTTCTTGTCCCAGGAGCTTGGTATTCTCCAGGTTGCCAGAACTAGCTTTCACAAGGGAGTGATGGGCCTTTTTCTGCCTATTAGGGATGTGGTGCtgacctgggaccttaactttgTGTTGGCAGCTCTTAGGAGCCTGCTTTTGAGCATTTGCTTACTTTTGGCCAAAACAGAAGACCAtattcctcatagccattacatcagccaaaCAAGTATCTGAACTGTGAGCTTTGATAATGAGCCATGCTTACACAATATTTTTCAAGGACAAGATAGTCTTGAGGCCACATCCACAGTTTTTAACCAAAGTAGTgtcagttttttatttaaatcagacatTAGAATGTCTGGTTTTCTTTTCTAAGCCATGTTCTAATAATGATGAGGAATTTCCACATATCTTTGTCTTTTTGTGTCTTCTCCAGATTGTATGAAAGGGCAAGTAGTCTCAATGCAGATGATTTCAAGATAGATCACCTCCTGGATTACGACAGCATATTGGATAGCTGACACTCCTTCTCCAAACTCTCAGCCCATTCTACTGGGGCTCCACCTTCAACAGTTGCTTTCCTGAGAGATGTTCCTATATTGGACATTTGTAGGACTACCATGTGGTCCTCACTATACACATTCATGCGTCACTATGCCATCCTAACTGCATCAGGACCAGATGAAAATTTTGGCAAATTAATATTATAGTCATTGTTTAACTAGACTCCAAGTGTATACTGGGAGTGAGTCAGCTGAGTGGAATGAACATCTGCAcacatttgaagaaaaaataattacttgcccattctgtaactgttgttctttttaGATGTgggtgcagatgtgtattccatgacccaccctccatCCTCTGTTCCCTGGAgtctttgtttctctctctggtcCAAATGAATTGAGATGGGGGAATTAGGAATTAGCAGCACCCTTACATAGACTCAGAAGGGGCCATGAGGAGACCCAGGGTGTATACACTGTGCTGACAGTGACAGGTACTGCTGCAGcgaaaaaaaatctccaactcTTGGTACACTAGGCATAAAcacacctgagtggaatacacatctgcaccaTCATGAGCAGCACTTACAGAACAGGTCAGTAACGTTTTTATGCAAATGTATTTGCAGATGTAGTTTGTTAAAGATTAATCAAATTTACACCTTACAATAATTCAAattctgaagccaatggaaattttGACACAGATGTCAGCAGGACTTGGGTttggtgctttttttttattaaaggtaaATAAACTGTTAGAAGCATAGTCTTATATAGCAATAAAGGAGAAGGTGTCAGATATGCTAAGTCTATATCCTCATCCAAGAGCATAGCCCAAGTAAATTGTTGTCCAGGAGGGTTGATGGAAGGCTCCTATCCTCTCAACCTACCAAGTAAACATGTAACCATTCCATATCTGAGTAGCTCTTCTATCTGACGCACACCCCCCTCCTCCATTCAGGTGGTGTATCTATGCAGGAACAAGCCATCCCTCTTCATTCTTGCTGAAGGCTGTGTTGACTCTGATAATGTTGTAGACAGATCCACCTTTCTAGATCACCTCCTGTCATGGCAGGTGTCTTGTTTAATCTTTACCTTTACAATTTGCTAACAGAATTTTTCTGTAttacttttaatgtattttaagtaGCAAAAATACTTAAATtccttttttcaaactttttttttgtaggtGAGAAATCTGGAAATGAACAAGAAGAAGTTGCGCTGCAGAATGCCAGCAAACAGATTGTGCAAACTGCCATCCTGCAGGCAGTTCAGCAAGTCTCTCAGGAGAGCCAACAAAAGGAGAAGAGAGTAAACAGCAGTGTGAGTCTGCAGTTAGAAAGAGGGGAATTAACCAAGAAGCATGAAAAGAAGTAAAAGAGTGAACTACTTGTTTTGGTCCTCCAGTTGGCAGTATCTCCAGCTTGCCTCTTAGTATCAGCTGTGTTGCCAGTGCAATGTTACTACTGTAAAGCAAACCAAAGTATAATCAGCACCTAGACATAGAGTAAAGCTGCAATAGTTCTCAATTGAGAAATATTAAGTGCATTAGGTGACTCACTTCATATTTATGCAGTGCCTCTTAAACATAATGAACAAAAATACTGTAGCTATAAAATAGTTTCAAGCACAATCTCTTCTTAAGGGATGGTTTTATATGCAAAAGCTTATTGTTAGTGCCCTTCTGCATGAATCTTAGGTGCATCATCTGTGTCTGTTCAGTTGGCAGATATCTCCACTGAGTTACAGATTTTACTAGGGATTGGCTGTGTCAACTAAACAATATATTGTAGCGTGTAGGAGATGCGCTTTCAGGCTCCTTGAAACACgagtttgtgttttattttgataGAATGTGGGCTGTACAAAATAGCAGCTGTAAAATGGATCTGGAAAGTTTCATGcacaaatatcttttttttgttcttttacagTCTCTTTACAAAGTACATTATCTATGACTATATAGTTCACTGATTATGCTGCAGATGATGTAAATGTCCGATACATTTCTAATCTTTTGCACAAACATTATTTTGAGCCTCAAAGATTCCTTTAATTTACcagtaataaaagaaaagaacccaggatGTTATACTGCTGCCTAATTCTTCCTCCAGTTTTTCAAATTCATGTATGCTTAGATTCATAATAACTAATAGAATTAAAATAGCTAAAATATGTAAAGCTTTTGAATTTATGAAAATTCAGGAGGCTGAAAATACACTATGAATTAATTTTGGGATAGAAGACATTTGTTTCCCAGTTGCTGGGTCTAAAATGACTTTAACTATTTGCCATTTTAATATAGATTCGCATGATATACATGTACACTAAAGTAACACTTAAGAAATGCCCATAAATGCTAATAATAGAGGTGCATGAAGTCTATATGAAAACCAAATTAATTCAATGTGACTTTTTCACTTTTATGTTCAGTTGTTGAATTGTAGGTTGCATTCTGATACCAGTGGAGTGAAGTTCCATGTACACTAGGCAAGAAATGATCTTGCCTTTGCCTCAAATGAATTTCTGTAATACTGGCCACAATGAGCACAAGATGTAGCACATGTAGAAATATTTCACTTGGAGAAAGCAGATGCAGCATCAGGAGTCTGTAAAGAGGGAGACAAATTTTCCTAAATGCATTTGCTTATCAATGAGACATTTCTCAGAGTATTCTTTTGGTTTATAGATTAATTGGCTATTACTTGGTGCACCCTATTGCTAGTACTAAACTACCGCCAATGCTAAACTTCAGGATTCTTTCTCATGGGCTGAGTTTAACTCCGTAATAACCACCCATCCTCTAATGTTCTCCTTTGCT from Gopherus evgoodei ecotype Sinaloan lineage chromosome 2, rGopEvg1_v1.p, whole genome shotgun sequence includes:
- the AKAIN1 gene encoding A-kinase anchor protein inhibitor 1 — encoded protein: MVFAPGEKSGNEQEEVALQNASKQIVQTAILQAVQQVSQESQQKEKRVNSSVSLQLERGELTKKHEKK